One window of Scomber scombrus unplaced genomic scaffold, fScoSco1.1 SCAFFOLD_222, whole genome shotgun sequence genomic DNA carries:
- the tfr2 gene encoding transferrin receptor protein 2, with product MRGHRGYRRAGVFVSVCGVIVFTTAFLLAYALFGGRCQSTQERGWGDEDGQPGGGAKPPAEGGAGLYLGELRVMMRRLLQDEDIHNTVSRVSRANHPPGSAEGTSLASEILRRFRRLQMDHTWTESLYATLQFPNRSQRSSLWLVDSSGLILEQIPLNPADFCPYSATGSTTGGIVYANYGRPEDFNWLKSTGVSVIGCVVVMRVGGGVSFAEKVWLAERNGAGGALIYPDPADVPQDPRRLGLNTYTAVSEHVHLGSGDPFTPGFPSFNHTQFPPIQSSGLPLIPALPISATVAAKLLSQLAGPSCPLSWRVRLPYVRCVVGPQFSSGRQVKMAVHNAMTPVLLNNIFSSLEGRDEPDQYIILGAQRDSLGPGAVKSGIGTAILLELARTFAAMVKNGFSPRRSLLFVSWDAGDFGNVGATEWLEGYLSMLHLKAVAYFSLDQAIMGDDVLSAYSSPLLVDLLDAAIRQVEHPKHAGQTIYSQAEREGGSWRIMKPLYLNSGAYSFTAFAGVPAMELRFTKERAYPFINTPLDSASRLQEVLGGRLGVTGRSLGELVGEMVLRLAHDHILPLRITSYAQTVLQFSAQLNKHSAELQSRGLSPQWVFSARGDYSRAAETLQRAIDYSDLHDPTTARSYNTRIMRVEYYFLSQYVSVVETPFRHVIHGRGNHTLSALTEHLALLTSDPGRFDEGRFRRQLALFTWTLQGAANALNGDMWTIHNTHTL from the exons ATGCGGGGTCACCGTGGTTACCGAAGAGCTGgcgtgtttgtgtctgtgtgcggaGTCATCGTGTTTACCACcg ctttcCTATTGGCCTACGCCTTGTTTGGTGGGCGTTGCCAAAGCACGCaggagagggggtggggggacGAGGACGGGCAGCCTGGAGGCGGGGCTAAGCCACCTGCAGAGGGAGGAGCGGGACTTTACCTGGGAGAGCTGAGGGTGATGATGAGGAGGCTGCTGCAGGACGAAGATATCCACAACACCGTGAG tCGGGTCAGCAGAGCGAATCATCCTCCTGGCTCTGCAGAGGGAACGTCTCTGGCTTCAGAGATCCTACGTCGTTTCAGACGGCTGCAGATGGATCACACCTGGACCGAGTCTCTGTACGCCACACTGCAGTTCCCCAACAG GTCTCAGAGGAGCTCTCTGTGGCTGGTGGACTCTTCAGGTCTGATCTTGGAGCAGATTCCTCTGAATCCAGCAGACTTCTGTCCGTACAGCGCCACAGGAAGTACCACg GGGGGCATAGTCTACGCCAACTACGGCAGACCGGAGGATTTTAATTGGCTGAAGAGCACGGGTGTGTCTGTGATTGGTTGTGTGGTGGTGATGCGTGTCGGGGGCGGGGTCAGCTTCGCTGAGAAGGTTTGGTTGGCTGAGAGGAACGGAGCAGGCGGAGCTCTGATCTATCCCGACCCAGCTGACGTACCGCAGGACCCCCGCCGCCTCGGACTGAACACATACACCGCTGTGTCTgaacat GTGCACCTGGGGTCAGGTGACCCCTTCACTCCCGGCTTTCCCTCCTTCAATCACACTCAGTTCCCGCCCATCCAGTCGTCCGGCCTGCCACTCATCCCGGCTCTGCCAATCAGCGCTACTGTGGCTGCTAAGCTCCTCAG tcaGCTGGCCGGTCCGTCCTGTCCTCTGTCTTGGCGGGTTCGGTTGCCGTATGTGCGCTGCGTGGTGGGTCCACAGTTCAGCTCGGGGCGCCAAGTCAAGATGGCCGTCCACAACGCTATGACACCTGTCCTGCTCAACAACATCTTCTCCTCTCTGGAGGGCCGGGACGAGCCAG ACCAGTACATCATACTGGGAGCTCAGAGGGACTCGCTGGGTCCAGGAGCCGTGAAGTCTGGAATCGGGACGGCGATCCTTCTGGAACTGGCTCGAACGTTCGCTGCCATGGTGAAAAATG GTTTCAGTCCCAGACGCAGTCTGCTGTTTGTCAGCTGGGATGCTGGAGATTTTGGGAACGTTGGAGCTACTGAGTGGCTGGAG GGTTACCTGTCCATGCTGCACCTGAAAGCTGTGGCTTACTTCAGTCTGGACCAGGCCATCATGG GTGATGATGTCCTGTCGGCCTATAGCAGCCCTCTGCTGGTGGACCTGCTGGACGCCGCCATCAGACAGGTGGAGCATCCGAAACACGCTGGTCAGACCATCTACAGCCAGgcggagagagaaggaggcagcTGGAGGAT tatGAAGCCGTTGTATCTGAACAGTGGAGCGTACAGTTTCACAGCGTTTGCAGGAGTTCCAGCCATGGAGCTCAGATTCACTAAG GAGCGAGCGTATCCCTTCATCAACACGCCATTGGACAGCGCGTCCCGCCTACAGGAAGTGCTGGGGGGCCGTCTGGGGGTGACGGGGCGGAGCTTAGGCGAGCTGGTGGGGGAGATGGTGCTGCGATTGGCCCACGACCACATCCTGCCGCTACGCATCACTTCCTACGCTCAGACGGTGCTGCAGTTCAGCGCTCAGCTCAACAAACACTCTGCTGAGCTGCAG TCCAGAGGTTTGTCCCCTCAGTGGGTTTTCAGCGCCAGAGGAGATTACAGCCGAGCAGCCGAGACGCTGCAGAGAGCCATCGACTACAGCGACCTGCACGACCCGACCACCGCTCGCTCCTACAACACCCGAATCATGAGG GTGGAATACTACTTCCTGTCGCAGTACGTGTCGGTAGTGGAGACGCCGTTCCGTCATGTGATCCACGGCCGAGGCAACCACACACTGAGCGCGCTCACTGAGCACCTGGCtctgctgacctctgaccccggACGCTTTGACGAGGGACGATTCAGACGACAGCTGGCGTTGTTCACCTGGACGCTGCAGGGAGCCGCCAACGCTCTGAATGGAGACATGTGGAccatacacaacacacacacactgtaa